TACGATGAAACCAATATCTCCTTTTTTGACTTTCTCTCCATCATTTATGAAAATATCCAATTTTAAATCTTTATCTACTTTAGCAAAAATCAGTTTGGCTAGTTCTACCCCAGCTAGAATACCATCGTCTTTTATGAGCAGATGAGCTTTCTTTTGAGCATTTTTAGGAACTGATGATAATGTAGAGTGGTCGCCATCAGCAATATCTTCTTTGAGAGCGAGCGTAATAAATTGGTCTAAGGCTTCGGAGGTAAGGTAATTGTACACTACTTGAATTGGTTTAGAAAGATAAAAAATATGGTTCGTGTTTATTTAACACAAAGTAAGTGAATTTTACTGATATTTGCAATTTTGAGATTGTTGTTAGTCTCAAAAATCAAGTTCTCTTTCCAAAACAACAGAGTCTTGTTCTAATTTATCGTTTCTGAAATAGAAGACACTTCTCCATTTTTCATCTTTTTTGATTTCTGAAAATGGGATTTGGTATTCTTGAACCAGAAAGTAATTTGCTTGTTCTCCACAATAACGACAACCATTATATCCACTTTCAAGAATCAGAAATTTATCATAATTGGAAGTAAAATTATATGTTTGGGGAATAAAATCTTGACCAATGTAGTTTACTAAGTCTATTGAAATTGTATCTCCTGCTTTTACGATTTGTTTAGAAGGAATATACATTATTTGGTATGAAGAGAAGCATATACAAAAGCCACTCATTCTGCTTTTTAGAATATCTTTGTAGTGAATAGATAACTCTAACAACAAACTCCATTCGAAAAAAGTCAATTTATCCTTCTCAAAGATTTCATTCAAATCGTATGGTATGCTATGATGTATATTGCCCTTAAGTTTTAGAGAATCATCAGCATTTGTTACTTTAAAAAAAATAAAACGTATTTTATTTTTATTCCTAGCCCAGTTTTTTCCTAATGGGTCATTTAAAACAATTGAATCTAAAGCATAGAGAGTTTTTGCTGTTTCAATATTGTGTCTGTCCCGTTTATGAATTTTTTTTAAAAGAGTGAAAGAGTATGGTTCATTAAAATCTCTAGAATCTACAATATAACTGTCCATATACGCATTGAGATTTTTCGAAATATCAAGTTGTAGGTTAATATATTTTAAGGCGTATTCATTTTTTAGTTTTTTATACTGATTTATTTTAAAATGCTCAACTACAATAAAATACAGTCCTACACAGAAGAGCAGAGCTAGTATGCTATTTATGATATTATTTTTCATCCGAATTTTGATTAGGTATAACCTTAAAAGGAATTGAAAGACCTTCATGTTCTGCTTCTATTTCTTTAGCTTCTTTTGCTAAAGGAATAGGGTAAATAATAGTATCTCCAGCCTCATAGAAAGTATAAAGCAACTTAGGGTTACTGAATGGATCATAGATAGAATCTTGAAACTTAAAATCTTTAGGAACTAGTCCCATTCTATTTTTTTTACCGTAATCAGAATAATACTTGGTATCAGACGGAAACCAATATGCTTTTATGAGCATGCTTTGGTTTTCATAATTTGGAATTAGAGTAGAGTATCCCTCAAAATTATTGGAAGAATAAGAGGTAGGAAATTGTTTTCTGCTTTGTTCAAATATAGAATCTATTATCTGTATTATTTCACTTCTCTGCTGAACTAAATCGAACCAAATAGATTCATCATCTGTTTCCTCCCAATCTACTTTATGATAGCCTGTTTTTTCTATGCTTGGATGGTTAGTGACATTTTGAAAGTGTTTTTCTATGTTTGATAAGAGTTCTTTTCTATGTTCATTGTTGTATTTAAATTTTGTATCATATCTTTTTGAGTAGAAAAATTCATTTTCAAATTCATTAATGTATTTCAAGTAAAGGATGTATTCTTCAGGAACGTTTTTATAAAAATCTTCTTTGAGAGTTGATTTGGGATAATGACGCATAAATCCAATGGAGTCAAGCCAACTTGATTTTACCCTTCGAAGAAACTTTTCATTATTGTCTTGTTTTATGATTCTACTTTTTTCGTGGAAATCAATAATAATAGCTTGCGTTTCCTCAACCAACTCTTGATTTTCCTTTTTCTGCCAAAAATAAAAACTCCACACTCCTACAGCCAAAAAAGCCAGTAGAAGTGTGTATTTGTTGAAATATTGTTTTTTCATAGGCAGAAGGTAGTGAAAATTAGCCTATTTTTTATCGTTTGATTGTTTTTGTTTAGCTATACAAATCATCCACAGCTTTTTGAGCGTCTGTGAAATCAAAATCAAATCCTGCTTTTACAATTTTGTCTTCGCTTGCTTTTATACTTCTTAAAACAGATTCTGCTTGTTGCCCTAAGAGTAAATACATAGCTGGCTCTGGGACATTTGGTAAAAATAAAGGTTTGTCTAATGTATTGGCAATAATGCGTGTTAGTTCGGCATTGGTAACAGGGTTTGGAGCGACAGCATTATAAACCCCACTCATATTTTCATCTTCAATCGCTTTTATGAAAATTCTGCAAAGGTCGTCTATATGAATCCAAGAAACAACTTGATTTCCGTCTCCCAACGCTGCACCAGCCCACGCTTTGACAGGTTTTGCCATTTCTACAAGTGCGCCACCTTTATCACTCAAAACAATTCCGATGCGAATAATCGACGAGCGAATATTTGAAGGGACTTCTGCATGTGCATTTTCCCATTCTAAACAAACTTGTGCTAAAAAATCGCTGCCTGCTGGGCTTTCCTCGTGTTTGAGTGTAGTTTGGTCACTTTGCTCAATTCCATAATAACCAATGGCAGAAGCTCCAATGTATGTTTTGACGTTATGGTCAAGCACAGTTAGTTTTTCTACTAAAAGTGCTGTGGAGAGTGTTCGACTTTCTAAGATTTTTTCTTTTTGAGAATCTATCCAAGCTTTATCCATAATTCCTGTTCCTGCTAAATGAATTACAACATCAGCGTTGCGAATAGCTTCTTCTTCCATTTCTCCTGCTTCTACATCCCATTCATACACTGTAACGCCTGGGATATGACTGCCAGAACGGCTAAGGTGCATTACTTCATAGTTTCCACTTGCTAATAAAAGTTCTGTAAGACGAGTTCCGACAAGTCCAGAACCTCCTGTAATTAATATTTTTTTCATAAAAGTAAAACGATTCAAAAAATGTAGTTATAAAAAAATGAGTTTTATGTCTATTTGAACTGAGAAACTAAAAAAACGTTTCAGATTTTCAGACAAAGTAGGTAACAGTAGCAATTCGTTAAAAATACTTTATATTTTTGTTTGCTTTTAAATAGGATAGTCCGTACTTTTGCACCAAAATAAGGATATGCCTTATTGAATTTCATCTAATAGATTCAAGAAAGTGTCAGAAAACGGATTGTCTAATTCTACAAAGGAAAAAATAACTCGCCAATACCATCTTAAGTTTGGTGGATTTGCGCTCGTAATGCTTCTTTGTATGTTGGCGTATCAGTTTTTTACTCCTCAATATTATCTACCTCAAGTGTGGAAGATTTATATTGGAATTACACTTCTATATTGGATTACAGGACTGCTCACATTGCGTTTTTTAGGGACAGAAAATTTTGGATATGCCATGATGGTTTCTAAAATGGTCAGAATGCTTGTAAGTGCTGCTAGTTTGCTCGCTTATATGATGATTAGTGGAGATTCGATTACTCAATCTCAATTAATTGTTCTCGCTTTTGTGATGCTTTTTCTATATTTTGGTTATTTATTATTTGAAATTCGTGCATTGTTGCCTAACTTGCAGCGCAATTCAGAATAATAGAACTGAATCTGCAAAAAGTTTAGTTAGAAAAGAAATTATTTTCAGCGTAAATTATAAATTACACTAATACAGAATCAAGTGAAGAACATTATTTTACCTTCTGTCCAGTTTTCAAAAATTGCTTTCTTGAGCATTTTACTTTCTGTTTTTACTTTCTCTGCTTTTGCACAAGAAAAAACAAACACAGAAATAGAGCATGTAAAAGAAGATGGAGAGTTTAAAATCACAGAGATGATAAACCACCACATTCTTGACGCTCACGAATGGCATTTTTACACTAATATAGGAGAAGATGGTGCAGAACATCACGTATCTCTTCCTCTTCCAATTATAGTTTATACAAATGGGCAACTTGATGTATTTTTATCTAGTGAATTTCATCACGCTCCAGTAAAGAAAATTGTTTCTGCTAACGACAAAACAGCACACGATACAGAACTTCCTGTTGTAACAAAGGGAAGTAACAATTATATCTTAGAACACGAACACGTAAAAGTGGTAGATGCTCAAGGCAATATCTTAGAAGATGTACACCCATTAGACTTATCTATCACAAAAAATGTAGCTTCAATGATGATTGCTGCATTATTACTTCTCATTATCGGATTTACAATTGCTGGTTCTTACAAAAAACGTGAAGGACAAGCTCCAAAAGGTATTCAATCGTTCTTTGAACCAATTATTGTTTATCTTCGTGATGACCTTGCTATTCCAAACATTGGAGAGCATAAATACAAAAAATATTTCCCTTACTTATTGACCTTGTTTTTCTTTATTTGGTTCAATAACCTTTTAGGCTTACTTCCAACAGGTGCAAATACTTCTGGAAACATTGCCTTTACAATGACATTAGCAGCTCTTACGCTTCTTATTACAAATATTTCTGGAAACAAACATTATTGGAAACACATTTTTGCAATGCCAGGTGTGCCGATTCCACTTTTGTTAATCATGATTCCAGTAGAACTTATTGGTATCTTTACAAAGCCAATCGCTCTTATGATTCGTTTGTTTGCTAACATTACAGCAGGACACACTATCATTTTAGCACTTATCGGAATTATATTCATATTCAAAAACTATATTTTGGGTGTGCCTATCGTTCCTTTCGTATTCTTAATGATGTGTTTGGAGTTATTTGTTGCTCTTTTGCAGGCTTATATCTTTACACTTCTTACAGCTCTCTTTATCGGACAAGCTGTGGCAGACGACCATCACTAAGAATCAGTAACCAGTTTTTTAGTAACCAGTAATCAGTTGAAATACAGTTGCTTGAAGGACTTTATTAGAAAAGTAGTTTTATATTTTATTCTAAAATCTATATTCTACAATTCTAACAGTATTCGGATAAATTTAGAATAGGTTTAAAGCTCACAAAACGGTAGGTTTTGGAGCAAGTAGTTAAAATTTAATTACTATAAAAAACGTATTCGCAGTTTAGAAAATTAGTACTTGTTAATTATATATTTTCAATTATTAATTCATATATAAATTTTCTTTTTATACCCTTTTAAATTTAGATTTTATGTTCGCATTTATCGCTATGTTATTACAAGCTGTTGCTGATTATTCTGCTTATGCTGCTATCGGTGGTGGTCTTGGTGCTGGTTTAGCTGTTTTGGGTGCTGGTCTTGGTATTGGTCAAGTTGGTGGTCGTGCTATGGAAGCAATGGCTCGTCAGCCTGAGAAATTAGGACAAATCCAAACTGCAATGATTATTGCAGCAGCCCTTATTGAAGGTGCAGCTCTTTTTGCTATCGTAGTTTCATTCCTTATCGGTGGCTGGAAGTAAGATATATAAAATAGAGCAGTAACAAATTAGTTGTTACTGCTCTATTTATTAACTGCAACTCAACCCTATAAAAAGAAATTTATTACAACTATTTTATTGCTTGTGTCTTTACAGGTAATACACCAAAAAGAATTTAATTTAAGAACTCATATATATTTATCATTATGCTTCTCCAACTCAATCCACTTATTACGCCTAATGTTGGTCTTATTTTTTGGACAGGACTAATCTTTATCTTGCTCGTTTTGGTATTAGGTAAGTTTGTTTGGCCTACTATCACAAAAGCACTTTCAGACCGTGAGCGTTCTATCGAAGAGGCTCT
This is a stretch of genomic DNA from Bernardetia sp.. It encodes these proteins:
- a CDS encoding TIGR01777 family oxidoreductase, with protein sequence MKKILITGGSGLVGTRLTELLLASGNYEVMHLSRSGSHIPGVTVYEWDVEAGEMEEEAIRNADVVIHLAGTGIMDKAWIDSQKEKILESRTLSTALLVEKLTVLDHNVKTYIGASAIGYYGIEQSDQTTLKHEESPAGSDFLAQVCLEWENAHAEVPSNIRSSIIRIGIVLSDKGGALVEMAKPVKAWAGAALGDGNQVVSWIHIDDLCRIFIKAIEDENMSGVYNAVAPNPVTNAELTRIIANTLDKPLFLPNVPEPAMYLLLGQQAESVLRSIKASEDKIVKAGFDFDFTDAQKAVDDLYS
- the atpB gene encoding F0F1 ATP synthase subunit A; this translates as MKNIILPSVQFSKIAFLSILLSVFTFSAFAQEKTNTEIEHVKEDGEFKITEMINHHILDAHEWHFYTNIGEDGAEHHVSLPLPIIVYTNGQLDVFLSSEFHHAPVKKIVSANDKTAHDTELPVVTKGSNNYILEHEHVKVVDAQGNILEDVHPLDLSITKNVASMMIAALLLLIIGFTIAGSYKKREGQAPKGIQSFFEPIIVYLRDDLAIPNIGEHKYKKYFPYLLTLFFFIWFNNLLGLLPTGANTSGNIAFTMTLAALTLLITNISGNKHYWKHIFAMPGVPIPLLLIMIPVELIGIFTKPIALMIRLFANITAGHTIILALIGIIFIFKNYILGVPIVPFVFLMMCLELFVALLQAYIFTLLTALFIGQAVADDHH
- the atpE gene encoding ATP synthase F0 subunit C, giving the protein MFAFIAMLLQAVADYSAYAAIGGGLGAGLAVLGAGLGIGQVGGRAMEAMARQPEKLGQIQTAMIIAAALIEGAALFAIVVSFLIGGWK